CTAGTAATGATAATTAAGAGTATCTCTTGGCTTTACTCATAACATATGCTGAACAAGAAACAAGAGAATACATTTTACAAGATgatgtacatttattttttataatgaaTGCCTATTTTCAAATGACTCAGAAGCTACTGACAAGTTTACACAACATTATCTGGAATAAAGAGAAACTTGAACAGTTTAGACCTTCTGTGCAACTGGATGTTGGAAcaccacaaaaaaataaaaacggtCACAGTTGGAACTGGAAAAAGTTTTGGTAAATGCAATCTATAGATCTCTATAGAGTTGGTTTAGCTTTCCTATTGGTCTCACAGCTTAAGGGTATAAGCAATACAGTTGCATTATTTTAACTGTCAAAATTAAATTGTACATTTGAAAATGAATAATGCCATTATTATGACCCAATGGACCTGGGAACGTTTCAGACAACTGCACATTTGCGTACATAAATAAAGTCTGTATTTCACCAAACAGGTTTTTACATTACTGTCATATTGTAGTGCAACACAAGGAGTGCAAAAACTTAATCTGTACACAAGTTAAATCTGTCAGTATTCCTTTTACTGGTAAAATCAAACAAGCTTGGTGGTTCTGCAAAAATGCTGCCAAAATTGTAATTAGGACTTTCTGCGCATCTTCCGTCAACGAGTAGCTGAATCAGGTGTTTTATAGCTAAAAGGTATCAAATTTAGAAGATGAAGAATAGGGTTAGTGGTCACTGATTGGTTTTAGCATTTTTACTGTCCAAACTCAACGTAGCAATGCACAATTAAAGCTCAGAACTGATTGATGCTGCTGATATTTTAATAGTTAATTAATGTAATGCACAATGTTGCATCCATTCATCAATTTACCAGTTTGCCTCAAAGGAGGCTTTCGTACCCCCTTTGACAACCGATGATTAAATGAACGTACAATGCttacaatgtttttacaatCTACTCATCATCTACTTTAagcatattttatttgtatgacTGCAGTAAAGAATATGTACCAGAAGGAGGTCACAGAGTAATTTTGGTTCAATCAGCGGTTAAAATctgtcatatttaaaaaaaagcaaccgGTTCAAAGATCTttcagaaccaaaataaattgaaattaatGCTGCAAGCAGCTCGGCCTGTGCATTGACCGAGGGAGCCTGGTATTGCTGTCTACAAGCCACTGTCAAGCCTGCTGCTCGAATCTGCGCGTCGCCACTATGCAGTGCTGTGAACAAGCTTTAATACAATCTTTGGATCATGCAAACTTGTGCTTGAAAATTTGCCCGAAGACTGACCTTGCAGATGGAAGCCGCCCTCACTTCCTGTTTAACGAGGACTTACTGTCgtgctttgaaaatgtcatttaaagTTAATATGCCTTATTAGAGAATGTTTGAAACTTCTGGAGACTGTCAAACAAGGTAAATCAGCTAAGAAATCTGTCGTTTGACTGTTGGGGGGGGTGGCACAGTGATGTCATCAGTTGACTGTGCCGACATGGTCAGGTTTGATCCATGATGGTGCATACCAAATCTGAAGTGGATtggatgatgtatgagggagatccATTCCGatccaatttatttataaaacacatttaaaaacagattgttGATCAAAGCACTATACATATCAATAAcacatataataaaaataaaataaaacggaCAAAACAAAGTACACAGCTGGCTAATggggcaaaaaaacaaacaaacaaacaacttaACCTGTTTTGAAGGCCAGGAAAAAACAGTGAgtctttaaaaatgatttgaaaGAAGACAGCAAGTTGCCTGCCTAACATGCAGCAGTAACCCGTTCCACACCATAGGACCTGCAACCGCAAAAGCCCTAAAGACCTCTGAGCTTCAGCCTAGACCCAGAAATGGCCAGGAGCAGCTGATCAGCTGACTTTAGAGACAGTATAGGATGATATGGTTGAATCCAGTCAAGAGATAGAGCATTGAAAGTTTCCTAGGAGGAAATTGATcaaaattccaatgtaatcaattgacaaagatcaaccatatacAGTGGAAAAAATTGAACCATGCGTGTGTAGATTAGAGTCAAACGTAAAGCCATGGTGTGACATTAGACTTGGCACGTGCTACGGCCACACCCTCAAGCCAAACCACTCTGTAACCATCATGTTATTTGTTAtcatgttgattaggtgaaggggATCAAATATGGACCTtccaaagtgaaacattacaccttctgttctcagggggcgagGCTTCGATGATATCAGCATCTGATCATTTGGGCCTGATGTGGAATAACCTCTTTAGAGGAAAGTTAAACAAACCGCCAACTGACAACCCAACAAAGGTTCCACAAAAGCTGTTGTAGTTCTGGTTCTGTACCGGTAAACATCAAACATTAGTCATCAAACTTTAAAACTCCACagtttttagttatgttttAATGACCTGCAGCTGGTaaaaatacagaacaaagtaaTGCTGGAGACATATTCAGGTAAAGAATTTTCATGTTAAAAGCTGTAGAAAAATAGTCTATAACTCATTTGAAAAggataaactgaatctgaagaAGTGGGATTTCCCTCAGCCTTTAATGAATATGAAACAATGTTTCAGTACTAATGTAAAAACGCATCATTAATAATGTAATTGTATTCAAACTGGATGTATTTTGTATTGCTTTGCTGTATCACATCAGTCATTTATCTCAACAATTGTTCTGAACATGTGTTATCATACAAATCAAGATATCAAAGTGTCTAGTTAAaaaagaatgtgttttttttatgaattggGAATTAATGTAACACTGACCTGCCCACTGTTGGCAAGATCATCCACTGACAGGCTGCTATCCAGACAGAGCGCCAGGCCAAAGTCACATATGCAGCAAGTCATATCATTCTTTACCAGGATGTTGGAGCTCTTCAGGTCTCTGTGAACTATGGGCACCTGTTGGTGCAACAACAGCTTAGGTCAAAACTCCTGATTTTGCatcaattttaaaacaaacatctttgctagcaaaaaataaaaaagcaaatggTAAAGTGGAAAAGCATAATATTTCTATATCAAAACTTATTTCTATGTAAGAaaagtgcatttaaaaaaatcatgggTTAAAACATGTAATGCTTCAATTATTTTTGTGTGTCGGCTCTGTGCTGCCAATCTCCAGTCAGTCATATGGCCACTGACACTGAGTATAGTTTTGGTTCTGCATAAGGTTTCTTCCTGCTAAATAGGAATTGTTCCTTTCCCTGTCAAGACATGCTCGGTTAGGAGCAAGGACTGCTGCAAAGCCAATGTCAATGATCGATACAAACAACTGGGCTTCTCTAGATCAATGGCCTTTTACCTACTGCTATTATGAACTGAGTTTGATTTTCTTGTATCCTAAGTAAGGCCCAACTGCAGTGTACTATATGTAGTTCAATGTATATTTCTGGATTTAAAGTAGATTGTAAAGTGCATTGAGATGACCATGGGTGGGAATTGAGGATATGCAAATAAACAATTAAAGACAAACCTGCAAAAACTCACTTGAAACAACTTTAGTCCaaactgaaaattaaaatttggttgtcatttaaaaaacagcatGTACTCACTGCTACTTGATCACGTACATCTATCCAATTACATGTTAAAAAATAGCGACACAACATGGTAGTAACTCAGAGCATTTGGGCATCTAGATATGGTGAggacaatatgctaatgtttaaAGCGAGCTTCAGAATTGGGCAGAAAGGGCATTTAAGAGACATTTAAGAAATATGGCAAGGTTGCTGGTGCCACACGGGCTGAtgtgagtatttcagaaactgatgatctactgggattttcccGCTGCTCTCAGGTTTTTAGGTAATGgtgtgaaaaagagaaaatagaagCAACAGTGTGGAtgaaaatgtcttgttgatgtTAAAGTTCAATGAAGCACAAATTAGCTAAAATTACCACTCATTACAACAGAGGTATAATGCAATCTCTGAAAacaaccttgaagcagatgggatGCAGCAGCAGAACAACACACCGGGTACCACAGCGGTCAGCTGAGAACAGGCTACAATTCACTCAGACTGGACCAAAACTGGACAACAACAGATTTAAATGGCAGGATCAGAATTTTATGTAAACAGTATAACTGCATGGATCCAATCAGCCTTGTATAAGCACTTCAGTAGTGGTGGCGTGATAGAgttggggatattttcttgccaCACTTTGCCCCCCATAGTATCAGCTGAGCATTGTTTAAAGTGGACACATCATGCTTTTACATTCttccttttcatatttaaatcattcagttgtggtctatataaagcgaaactgcaatgctttggtctgaactccttatTATTGTAGCTCCTCCTATTGTGGCTCCTCTTTTACTTGTTCTGAGAGCAACTTGATTTGGTGAGTTCTACTTTGACctgtttttgtagtttgataacagagatgCAATTATCTAGTGCGgctgaaacaagacaaaaatagtaaaaacaatgcaaaactgtttatgttatAATACTATTGAAAACACGCAGTATGGTtgtgtcctcaaggagctaaaagcagcacacagcagcactaacataaaaaaaacattaaacattgaACAACACTAAACATTGGACAGTGAACATGACCCTATTTGGCTGTCATACATATtagatgatagagaaaatggaacggactgaaaaatatgatccATACAGAATATAATAATATCTCTGCAGCATTTCAAGAAACTAAATGGAACTTTTCtacactcctacagactccaagtacacaaaaaaatttatttaaaggctaaaaaaataGATATTGCATATGTACCCTTTAATGCACCCTGAGCAAAGCttagatcatctcaaactggtttaatgaacatgacaatgagttcacttgGCTCAGATGGTCTCCACAATAACCAGATCTTAATCCAACAAAACACTGTTAGGTTGTGGTAGAACAGAAGACCCATGGATATGCAGCCAAATCAGTAGCAACGGTGTAATGCTATGTCAACATGGACCAAAATCTCTAAAGGAATGTTTCCCACTCCTTGTTTAATCTCTGAAAAACTGAGGTAGATCTTAATGAAAAATAGATTCAACCCATACTGGCAAGGTGTGCATAATAAAGTTTTCCTTTGAGTGTATACTCTAAAAACTACACAAAAaagtcttttaatttaatatctcTTTTGTGGtagatgttttttgtgtgttaacCATTAGAAGAGAGCTAAAAGTCTGCTCAAGATTCCCCTGCAACAACATCACTGTGTGGCTGTccacaaaacaacaaagagcTTTATAGCAGGAAATGAGAGACCCAGAGGGAATAGGAGATCTGTCTTATAAGTACACCTACATATGATACACCGTCACATAACAAGGAGTTTATTATTGCTGTAATAAGGACTGAAAGCTCCAAGTGTTCCAAAGAGATCCCACCAAGATAGCATGGCTCTCACAGTTTTTAAGTGCCCTGATCTTGAAGCGGTTCTTGTAAAGCTAAGGTGTTTTTAACCCAATATTTGGCTAAAGtatgctttggtcagatgttCAATGagatttatttccctttttcattttttcaaaatgtgctTCATGGTACTTGTCAGGACAGAATATTACATGTCAATTACATTTAATCCCAGCATGGTGATTATGAAATGATCATGAAAGTCCCACCTTAGGGCGTCCACATGCAAGCCAGTCACTGTGAAGGTGGGCAACACCATTGGCCAGAGAGCTGCTCAATGTTTGCAGCTCTTCCCAGCTGATGACATGACGTGTCAAGTACTCCTGCGGAGCAGAGCAGTGTTGAGCTCCattgcattttaaaactttactaATATAAAAACTTTCATAATGGGAAATGGAGCAGGACTCACCTGGAGGTTTCCTCTGGGGTGGAAGGCAGTTATGAGCCAGTACTGTTTctcttccttcctctcctcAGCTGTCAGGAAGTGGAGGATGTTCTCATGTCTGAGGTCTGTGTTAGAAAAGATGTCCTTTTCATTCTTCCAGGAGGCATACTCCTCAAAGGGGAAGATCTTCACAGCAACAGTTTCAAACTGATCTGAACTCGTCTGCTTTAGCTTAGCCTTGTATACCTGAGCAAAGCGGCCCTTACCCACCTGGAAGAATATGAAAGGGCCTTGATCAGACTACCCAGTTAAAAGCATACCAGCTCCAAATAACTTTGTAACACTTCAGTTTATACTtaccagcagatccaactctaTAGGCAGTGGTTCCGTGTTGTGATTCAGGTTGTTAGCGTGAGTCGAGCTGCTGTCAGAACCATCGTCATCCGCCATAATGGCACAGGCATCACTGCAGTCCAGCCCACCTGCTTTTGGCTTACGCATTTTAATGCTGCTGTCCCATTTTCTGTTTAGCTGGTGGCGCCGATAAACGTACCGGTACCAGTAGAACATTGCAGCAACCAAAATCCCCATCAAAATGAGGGGAAAGAGGCTCATCAGAATTATGGACATCAAGGAATCACCCATGGTTTGATCtacttctggaaaaaaaaacagaggaaaagaaAAGTTGGAGAAGATGATGCCCTTAGAACCAAAAAGTGTCTCAATCAACACAAAAGAATTGCCTAGGACAACACCAGTGGAAGGCTTGGAATAGACCCCAAGACTTCAACTTAGTGTGACTAATATTTCAAAGATCATAATAGAACATTTCCCCAACTGAGAGCAAACCTTGTGGACAGTTGATGAGCTAATCTCTGCGCTGATTGAGGGAAATGCTATAAGAAAATGACGATTGTttggtgtgaagacttttttgtttttagttagcTGTGCTTCAGAACTACTATATTGTGAGGTGTGTCCTCAACTTATCAGCAGCTAAGGTGGCCCATTGTAAATTGCTCTGTTTAATATTGTTTATGTAGAAAAACACTGTTCAAAAAATCTGACTATAATAGCAGCTTCAGAGATGAAGAGTTGTTCAGAAGAAGAAACACAACTACTATTGATCAGTGATTACCAGTAAAGTTAAAACCTGCTTGAAAGTAGCTGCACCCCATTATTAAAAGAAGTAAAGCAAGGTATTTGGAGCACACAGTTGAATTTACATGTTTAAGAAAAGCATTCTAGTCCAACACAAACAAGGACCATGCAGGGAAGCCATTTCTGGATGGTGTCATCTTTATTGTGACACTTGGGGACAcgagtgtaaggattatgattattgattaataaatattcatcaagaattataatttaaaattaatttaaaatgtgtcaaaatgtgtgaccaaaatggatgaccccaacacgaGCATGTACTCTGACATCCCTTGGCTATACAACATATTTTCTGGAATCTTCTGTaacctaattttatttatgattcaGAATCAGTACAGCCAAATCTGCTTTAGCAACAGCAATATGGTTTTCCCTGTTAATTTACATTCTGAAAATTATTGGACTACAAAAGACCCAAACTGTGTTATTTTGCTAACTcaatcacctatgatcaaattGAATTTAGTAAATGAAAGGCAGattagaataaataaacacaaaagctCCACATAAAGAGGTCCATGAAGGCCAGGTAATCGGAACTAGTTGCATTTTAGCTTGTAAAGCATTTTATGCAGCACATTTTACACGCTCTAATCACCACATATTTCTGGCTGCTGAAGATATTTTGGATACTGAAAAATGTTGTCCCATGCACACTGTAAATCTCCCATCCCCACATGTGCCCTATTGATACAAAATTGATGCAACTGCAACCTAAATATGACAGCAATGGCTTACCATAACATTATCTAAGGCTTCACATCCCTTGACACTCTGAATGCTTTACACTAAAACTGTTGGTATGACTTTTGCTTAATAAAGGCCAACAACATTTGATACCTTGGTGGCACTCATAGAACACTGACATTTACTTTCAAGATGGTCAGATAATCCTTTATGGTGGAAAAAATATGAGATGGTGGCATCACAGCAAAAGTAACTTAAACAGTCTTTATGTGGTTCAACACCTTGAATCCCACATCTTTGATCCCAATGCATGTGCACTAATCAGAACAGGAGTGCATCAAAAGCAACCCACATACTTCAGATGTGACAGGACTTGATTTTCCACAAAATCGTGTTCATTTCCTCACGGTGATACCCACATAACACGTGTTTTTTAAAATGCCAACATAAATAGTAGGATTACCCAAATTCTTTCCTAACAGCATAAATGCAGCATTGCTAAAGAAAGATTGTTAAAGAAATAACCCAGCAGCTCTTTCCACATATAAAATCAGATGTAGCAGTAGAGAAGCAGTAGAAACTTGCATTGTCTGGTGTTTGATAATAACATTTTAGTTTAGTTAGTCTTAACAGCTGCATGTTTTATAGTTTTACAAGAGTAGCTGTTCTAGCTGAACCCAAGCAAGACTGAGGAAGTCACTGATGATTACTGGAGGTTCAGGAAGACAGAACACACTCCTCTGCTCATAGAGAAGGAGGCGGTAGGGGGACATAACAACATGAACTACTAGACTGAGAGACATCTTTCTCCCCAGAGCTGTGAATACATTTTGTACTCCCTGTAGCTACGCAATGTAGGAACCATTAACCCCCAAAGTAAGCTTGGATCCCCAAAAAAGAGAGtggcaaagtttt
This genomic stretch from Girardinichthys multiradiatus isolate DD_20200921_A chromosome 3, DD_fGirMul_XY1, whole genome shotgun sequence harbors:
- the tgfbr2b gene encoding TGF-beta receptor type-2 isoform X3, whose translation is MGRYFFAIAETRDSWRKNETGFSVETLCHHPSMLLYGIMLDDYNSSTCVMKERNSTSGMVHICSCSEEECNDKMVFAPKVDQTMGDSLMSIILMSLFPLILMGILVAAMFYWYRYVYRRHQLNRKWDSSIKMRKPKAGGLDCSDACAIMADDDGSDSSSTHANNLNHNTEPLPIELDLLVGKGRFAQVYKAKLKQTSSDQFETVAVKIFPFEEYASWKNEKDIFSNTDLRHENILHFLTAEERKEEKQYWLITAFHPRGNLQEYLTRHVISWEELQTLSSSLANGVAHLHSDWLACGRPKVPIVHRDLKSSNILVKNDMTCCICDFGLALCLDSSLSVDDLANSGQVGTARYMAPEVLEARLNLENIESFKQTDIYSMALVLWEITSRCKIIGVEYHLGLGGIVNEVKDYEPAFGSKVREHPCVESMKDNVLRDRERPEIPDSWLRHQGILVICTTIKECWDHDPEARLTAHCVAERLSEIEDEPEKLSSRSSSAEKIREELNGPIAMEIPEEEVKINEIQNIIAVDCSVSDKQ